In one Mesorhizobium australicum genomic region, the following are encoded:
- a CDS encoding NADH:flavin oxidoreductase/NADH oxidase — MVKLFEKAIFRGVELRNRIVISPMGMYSAENGYVTPFHLVHYGKFAMGGAGLVFVEQTSVTRKGRITNGDPGLWEDGQIDGMRQIAHVIKAQGARAAIQINHGGRKSGQQRAFRGNGPLTDRDIEMGEEVWDPVGPSDVAFSDGFRTPRPLSHDGLVGVRDAFVATARRAVLAGFDVIELHMAHGYLLQSFLSPLANFRTDDYGGSLESRMRFPLEVTRAVRAAIPSSTPLFVRISATDWIDGGWEIEDSVVFARRLKELGVDLVDCSTGGNLRAGSTNANLARGPGYQVPFAEQVRREAEIATGAVGMIRSFDFAERILQDGRADLIFLARQMLFNPFWAHHAAEHFGLTGKFEDWPEQYGWWLTKWHGALHASGESPLDEGRLRDAAE, encoded by the coding sequence ATGGTCAAACTGTTTGAGAAAGCCATCTTCCGCGGCGTTGAACTCAGGAACCGCATCGTCATCTCGCCGATGGGCATGTATTCGGCCGAGAACGGCTACGTGACGCCGTTCCATCTGGTCCACTACGGCAAGTTCGCCATGGGCGGCGCCGGCCTCGTCTTCGTCGAGCAGACCTCGGTCACCCGCAAGGGGCGGATCACCAATGGCGATCCCGGCCTGTGGGAAGACGGCCAGATCGACGGCATGCGCCAGATCGCCCATGTCATCAAGGCGCAGGGCGCCAGGGCGGCGATCCAGATCAACCATGGCGGCCGCAAGTCGGGCCAGCAGCGCGCCTTCCGGGGCAACGGGCCGCTGACCGATCGCGACATCGAGATGGGTGAGGAGGTGTGGGACCCGGTCGGCCCGTCCGACGTCGCCTTCTCCGACGGGTTCCGGACGCCCCGGCCGCTCAGCCATGACGGGCTTGTCGGCGTGCGTGACGCCTTCGTCGCGACGGCGCGGCGCGCGGTTCTCGCCGGCTTCGACGTCATCGAGCTGCACATGGCGCATGGCTATCTGCTGCAATCCTTCCTGTCGCCGCTCGCGAATTTCCGCACCGACGACTATGGCGGCAGCCTTGAGAGCCGCATGCGTTTTCCGCTCGAGGTGACGCGGGCCGTGAGGGCGGCGATCCCGTCCTCGACGCCGCTCTTCGTGCGCATCTCCGCCACCGACTGGATCGACGGCGGCTGGGAGATCGAGGACAGCGTCGTCTTCGCCCGCAGGCTGAAGGAACTCGGGGTCGATCTCGTCGATTGCTCCACCGGCGGCAATCTGCGCGCCGGCTCGACCAACGCCAATCTGGCGCGCGGACCGGGCTATCAGGTGCCGTTCGCCGAGCAGGTCCGGCGCGAGGCGGAGATCGCCACTGGCGCCGTCGGCATGATCCGCAGCTTCGACTTCGCCGAGCGGATTCTTCAGGACGGTCGCGCCGACCTGATCTTCCTTGCCCGGCAGATGCTGTTCAACCCGTTCTGGGCCCACCATGCGGCCGAGCATTTCGGCCTGACCGGGAAATTCGAGGACTGGCCGGAGCAATATGGCTGGTGGCTGACCAAGTGGCACGGGGCGCTGCACGCCAGCGGTGAAAGTCCGCTCGACGAAGGCCGGTTGCGCGACGCCGCCGAATGA
- a CDS encoding iron-containing alcohol dehydrogenase — translation MTALSGGTGCPTRRRHEENCKTPLTFNTTSSVILETGAARRMGGLVGRRLGASVLFVTDPGLRKLGLCDAAIASLEAEGISVAVFSEVEADPSRATLMKAVEAGKAARATSVVGFGGGSSLDVAKLAALLLGSSEDLDEAWGVGQAKGPRLPLALVPTTAGTGSEVTPVSIITVGEEEKRGVSSAIILPDVAVLDAELTLGLPAAITAATGIDAMVHAIEAYASKNANNNLLSRMLAKQALQLLGGNIETVIADGSNLEARGAMLLGSMLAGQAFANSPVAAVHALAYPIGGTFHIPHGLSNALVLPHVLRFNAPDAAHLYAEIAADAFPHLANEESVQGRCAAFIEELAALAQRVGLQPRLRDVGIPEDALAKMAADAMKQQRLLVNNPRDVSEQDAFAIYRAAW, via the coding sequence ATGACGGCATTGTCGGGCGGCACGGGATGTCCGACGCGCCGGCGGCATGAGGAGAATTGCAAGACCCCCCTCACTTTCAACACCACCTCGTCCGTCATCTTGGAGACCGGCGCGGCACGACGGATGGGCGGTCTCGTCGGCCGAAGGCTCGGCGCCTCGGTGCTCTTCGTCACCGATCCCGGATTGCGCAAGCTCGGCCTGTGCGACGCCGCGATCGCCTCGCTAGAAGCCGAAGGAATCTCCGTCGCGGTCTTTTCCGAGGTCGAGGCCGACCCGTCGCGGGCGACGCTGATGAAGGCGGTCGAGGCCGGCAAGGCGGCGAGGGCGACCAGCGTCGTCGGCTTCGGCGGCGGGTCCTCGTTGGACGTCGCCAAGCTTGCGGCGCTCTTGCTTGGCTCAAGCGAGGATCTGGACGAAGCTTGGGGCGTCGGACAGGCGAAGGGACCGCGCCTGCCGCTGGCGCTGGTTCCGACCACCGCCGGCACCGGTTCGGAGGTCACCCCGGTCTCGATCATCACTGTGGGCGAGGAGGAAAAGCGCGGCGTGTCTTCGGCGATCATCCTGCCAGACGTGGCGGTGCTCGACGCCGAACTGACGCTGGGCCTGCCGGCAGCGATCACGGCGGCCACCGGCATCGACGCGATGGTTCACGCCATCGAAGCCTACGCCTCGAAAAACGCTAACAACAACCTGCTGTCGCGGATGCTGGCGAAGCAGGCGCTGCAACTTCTGGGCGGGAATATCGAGACGGTCATCGCCGACGGAAGCAATCTGGAGGCGAGGGGGGCGATGCTGCTCGGCTCGATGCTGGCCGGGCAGGCCTTCGCCAACTCGCCCGTGGCCGCCGTGCACGCGCTCGCCTATCCGATCGGCGGCACGTTCCACATTCCGCACGGGCTGTCCAACGCGCTGGTGCTGCCGCATGTCCTGCGCTTCAACGCGCCGGACGCGGCGCATCTCTACGCGGAGATCGCCGCCGACGCCTTCCCGCACCTGGCGAATGAGGAAAGCGTGCAGGGCCGTTGCGCGGCCTTCATCGAGGAACTTGCGGCGCTGGCGCAGCGTGTCGGGCTCCAGCCGCGTCTGCGCGATGTCGGCATTCCGGAAGATGCGCTGGCGAAGATGGCGGCCGACGCGATGAAGCAGCAGCGTCTTCTGGTCAACAACCCGCGCGACGTGTCGGAACAAGACGCATTCGCGATCTATCGGGCGGCCTGGTGA
- a CDS encoding winged helix-turn-helix transcriptional regulator yields the protein MSLHKSMQWKPKGQALHEDGEEPTQHSGQEVIAAGDNPDRSTRHDRNCSIRRTVEIILDRWTFLIIREAFFGIREFERFQQRLGVPRQTLSARLKRLVENEIFRTVAKPDGRGNQYRFTERGKDLFPVMLSMIEFGDKWLTDGSPTPMVLYHHNCNHECHPTTVCSVCREPIDARDVSQREGPGAGFSQNENRPTNRRSPDALLEQIRPSSVGRTLEIIGDRWSFLVIREGFLGVRRFDELSERLGISSNILAERLARLVDTGVLRKERTPGGFSEYRFTEMGRDLFRPMLAMMRWGDTWLSDGKVPQRVRHRTCDCDFHALVVCDHCGEPIASNATRYELRYELTS from the coding sequence ATGAGCCTTCACAAATCGATGCAATGGAAGCCAAAGGGGCAGGCCTTGCATGAAGACGGGGAGGAGCCCACGCAGCACTCCGGGCAGGAAGTCATAGCCGCCGGCGATAACCCCGATCGCTCCACGCGCCATGACCGGAATTGCTCTATCCGGCGCACGGTCGAGATCATCCTCGACCGTTGGACATTTCTTATCATCCGCGAAGCCTTCTTCGGCATTCGAGAGTTCGAGCGGTTTCAGCAAAGGCTCGGGGTTCCTCGCCAGACCTTGTCCGCCCGGCTGAAACGCCTCGTGGAGAACGAAATATTCCGCACCGTCGCCAAGCCCGACGGTCGGGGCAACCAGTACAGATTCACCGAGCGCGGCAAAGACCTTTTCCCGGTCATGCTGTCGATGATCGAGTTCGGCGATAAATGGCTGACGGACGGGTCTCCGACCCCGATGGTGCTCTATCACCACAATTGCAACCATGAGTGCCACCCGACGACGGTTTGCAGCGTGTGCCGGGAGCCGATCGACGCGCGCGACGTCTCTCAGCGCGAGGGGCCGGGCGCTGGCTTCTCCCAGAACGAGAACCGGCCCACGAACCGCCGCTCCCCCGACGCCCTTCTCGAACAGATTCGGCCGTCATCCGTTGGCCGGACGCTCGAGATCATCGGGGACCGCTGGAGTTTCCTCGTCATTCGGGAAGGCTTTCTTGGGGTCAGGCGCTTCGACGAGTTGAGCGAGAGGCTGGGGATTTCCAGCAATATCCTGGCGGAACGGCTTGCACGACTGGTCGATACCGGCGTTCTGCGCAAGGAACGTACACCCGGCGGTTTCAGCGAATATCGCTTCACCGAAATGGGACGCGATCTTTTCCGGCCGATGCTCGCGATGATGCGATGGGGAGACACATGGCTATCCGACGGCAAGGTCCCGCAGCGCGTACGCCATCGCACATGCGATTGCGACTTCCATGCACTCGTTGTCTGTGACCACTGCGGCGAGCCCATTGCGTCGAACGCGACGCGTTACGAACTGCGCTACGAGTTGACCAGCTGA
- a CDS encoding XdhC family protein, which yields MRNPDGRWEKFDDYVLDFALDRMRHNEQVALVTLANIEGTAPRPRGAQMAISQTGEWVGYLSGGCIERAVVAEALAALDEGKSRYVRYGRGSKYLDIQLPCGSAIDLHFDVDIDKADLATAQSRLEERNPASLQIGNSSTSPDMPFIRHYRPRRRLIVVGIGPGAVQLAKLARSAGFATLLQSPDELTRSAVSEYGIETIAIAPGRNTPALTADAWTAIVFMFHDHEWERELIPAAIRTDAFYIGAMGSRRAHLQRLEMLKSLGMDDASLARIRGPAGLFAGAKSAPDVAISILAEIVQVDNAQCTPLIEDTGT from the coding sequence ATGAGAAATCCAGATGGACGCTGGGAGAAGTTCGATGACTATGTTCTCGACTTCGCGCTCGACCGGATGCGCCACAATGAACAGGTTGCACTCGTGACGCTGGCGAATATCGAGGGAACGGCGCCGCGACCCCGAGGCGCCCAAATGGCGATCTCACAGACGGGAGAATGGGTCGGCTACCTTTCCGGTGGATGCATAGAACGCGCGGTCGTCGCCGAAGCGCTGGCTGCTCTGGACGAAGGCAAGTCCCGCTATGTCCGCTACGGCCGTGGATCGAAATATCTGGATATCCAGCTTCCATGCGGCAGCGCCATTGACCTCCACTTCGACGTCGACATTGATAAAGCCGATCTCGCCACAGCCCAATCCCGGCTTGAAGAGCGCAATCCGGCGTCATTGCAGATAGGCAATAGTTCGACTTCGCCTGACATGCCTTTCATTCGCCATTATCGACCCCGCCGCCGTCTGATCGTCGTCGGTATCGGACCTGGGGCCGTTCAACTGGCGAAACTGGCGCGTAGCGCGGGCTTCGCAACTCTGCTTCAATCGCCGGACGAGCTTACCCGTTCCGCGGTGAGTGAATATGGAATCGAGACGATTGCGATCGCGCCGGGGAGAAACACTCCAGCCCTGACGGCGGATGCATGGACGGCAATCGTCTTCATGTTCCACGACCATGAATGGGAGCGGGAACTCATCCCTGCGGCCATTCGGACAGATGCGTTCTATATTGGTGCGATGGGAAGTCGGCGCGCCCATCTGCAACGGCTTGAAATGCTCAAATCGCTCGGCATGGACGATGCCAGCCTCGCGCGCATAAGAGGTCCGGCCGGCCTATTCGCGGGCGCGAAATCCGCCCCGGATGTGGCCATCTCGATCTTGGCCGAGATCGTCCAGGTCGACAACGCGCAATGCACCCCGTTGATCGAAGACACCGGCACTTAG
- a CDS encoding ABC transporter ATP-binding protein — translation MLEIKGVQAGYGDFSVLHGIDLFVGQGEAVAVLGANGVGKTTLNRVISGLVPARAGEVWFEGRNITNWDHADIVSLGLVHVPEGRRIFPNLTVLDNLLLGSYRRGRAQRALTLEKVFATFPRLDERQRQAAGSLSGGEQQMLAIGRGMMSDPRLLILDEPSLGLSPKLTDELFELIGRLMETGLSILLVEQNVYRSVSIAQRAYVVERGLIALSGSSEDLLDSSELKKAYLGF, via the coding sequence ATGCTTGAGATCAAAGGGGTGCAAGCAGGATACGGCGATTTCTCGGTTTTGCACGGAATCGACCTTTTCGTGGGACAGGGCGAAGCGGTTGCCGTGCTTGGCGCGAATGGCGTTGGCAAGACCACGCTGAACAGGGTTATTTCGGGCCTCGTACCCGCGCGAGCGGGCGAAGTCTGGTTCGAAGGCCGTAATATTACCAATTGGGATCACGCCGATATTGTCTCGCTTGGCCTCGTTCATGTTCCCGAGGGGCGTCGGATTTTTCCCAACTTGACCGTTCTGGATAACTTGCTGTTGGGATCGTACCGGCGAGGCCGTGCTCAACGGGCGCTGACATTGGAAAAGGTATTCGCGACATTTCCTCGTCTTGATGAACGGCAGCGTCAAGCGGCGGGGTCCTTGAGCGGTGGCGAGCAGCAAATGCTGGCGATTGGGCGTGGAATGATGTCCGATCCGCGGCTTTTGATCCTTGACGAACCATCCCTGGGGCTTTCCCCAAAGCTCACCGACGAGTTGTTCGAGCTGATCGGCCGCCTGATGGAGACGGGGTTGTCGATTCTCCTGGTTGAACAGAACGTGTATCGGAGCGTTTCGATTGCCCAGCGCGCCTACGTTGTGGAGCGGGGACTTATAGCTCTGTCTGGAAGCTCCGAGGACCTGCTCGATAGTTCGGAATTGAAGAAGGCTTACCTCGGCTTTTAG
- a CDS encoding ABC transporter ATP-binding protein, with protein MLDVKEISKRFSGLVAVDSVSMRALQGTITALLGPNGAGKTTTFAMIAGFLKPDSGSVAFCGESITGKTPEEIARIGMVRTFQITQPFAGLSVVENIQVGAFMRERNRRLAEIKAREVGTRLGLDRLLDTPAAGLTVAARKRLEVARVLATDPQLILLDEVMAGLNPTEINETVRMVKTVRDTGITIVLIEHVMQAVAELAEDTYVLAEGRLIARGTPREIANNPKVIESYLGQGASKRIRHA; from the coding sequence GTGCTTGATGTTAAAGAGATATCGAAGAGATTTTCAGGGTTGGTTGCAGTCGACTCGGTAAGCATGCGTGCCCTCCAAGGAACGATAACCGCTCTACTTGGTCCAAATGGCGCGGGAAAGACGACTACATTCGCGATGATCGCGGGATTCCTGAAGCCCGACAGCGGTTCCGTCGCTTTTTGCGGCGAGAGCATCACCGGTAAAACGCCGGAGGAGATCGCGCGGATAGGAATGGTCAGAACATTTCAGATCACACAACCTTTCGCTGGCCTGTCGGTCGTCGAGAATATTCAGGTGGGAGCGTTCATGCGGGAACGAAACCGCCGGCTTGCCGAGATCAAGGCTCGCGAGGTCGGCACCAGACTGGGCCTGGATCGGTTGCTCGACACGCCTGCCGCCGGGCTAACGGTGGCTGCGCGGAAACGGCTCGAGGTTGCCCGCGTTCTGGCAACTGATCCGCAGCTCATTCTTTTGGATGAGGTAATGGCCGGGCTCAATCCAACAGAAATCAACGAAACAGTGCGAATGGTGAAGACTGTAAGAGACACCGGCATCACAATTGTGCTGATAGAGCATGTCATGCAAGCCGTGGCAGAGTTGGCTGAAGATACATATGTCCTTGCAGAAGGCCGATTGATAGCACGCGGTACGCCGCGAGAAATCGCGAACAACCCCAAGGTTATCGAATCGTATCTGGGTCAGGGCGCCTCAAAGCGGATCAGACATGCTTGA
- a CDS encoding branched-chain amino acid ABC transporter permease, which yields MNRIVVVVLCILAVAPFFFQSQFVANMALLTALGVATSQAWNIAGGYSGLTSFGHVAFFGTGAYTVAILQTRYGINPWVGIPLGALIGALTGYVVGWCTCRAGLRGSYFALVTLAFAEALRIIANSVDFTRGGLGIPIPLQMELSNFQFSDKRIYYGIALIVVAIATSVSIWIERSRFGAQLIATRENTDAARALGINIVQVRASALAISGAITALTGVIYTQVFLYIDPTIAFGVGRSVEMMLMALVGGAGTVLGPIVGGVMLHLLGEVIKDLTNIPGIAPASYGVVLLLIIAFMPRGIVRKRRA from the coding sequence ATGAACAGGATTGTCGTCGTCGTCCTCTGTATTCTGGCTGTTGCGCCATTCTTCTTCCAGTCTCAGTTCGTCGCGAATATGGCCCTGCTGACCGCCCTGGGCGTTGCGACCAGCCAAGCATGGAATATCGCAGGCGGGTATAGCGGTCTCACAAGTTTCGGTCATGTCGCATTCTTCGGGACGGGGGCATATACGGTCGCGATCCTGCAGACACGCTATGGCATTAATCCTTGGGTCGGGATCCCGTTGGGAGCGCTCATTGGCGCGCTGACGGGTTATGTCGTCGGATGGTGTACTTGTCGGGCGGGATTGCGAGGAAGCTACTTTGCGCTTGTGACACTCGCATTTGCCGAGGCACTCCGTATCATCGCAAACAGCGTTGATTTCACACGCGGCGGCCTAGGCATTCCGATTCCGCTCCAAATGGAATTAAGCAACTTTCAGTTTAGTGACAAGCGTATTTACTATGGAATCGCCCTGATTGTGGTTGCTATTGCTACGTCGGTATCGATCTGGATCGAACGGAGTCGGTTCGGTGCCCAGCTTATTGCCACACGGGAGAACACCGATGCTGCGCGCGCGCTCGGAATAAATATTGTTCAAGTTCGAGCTTCCGCGCTGGCAATTTCTGGCGCGATAACAGCACTAACTGGAGTTATCTATACGCAAGTCTTTCTATATATCGATCCGACGATTGCTTTCGGCGTTGGGCGCAGCGTCGAGATGATGCTCATGGCGCTGGTTGGTGGCGCCGGTACCGTGCTCGGACCCATCGTGGGTGGAGTGATGCTTCATCTATTGGGAGAAGTAATCAAGGACCTAACGAACATACCCGGCATAGCTCCCGCATCCTACGGTGTGGTTCTACTGCTCATCATCGCGTTCATGCCGCGCGGGATCGTGAGGAAGCGCCGTGCTTGA
- a CDS encoding branched-chain amino acid ABC transporter permease, with protein sequence MIISAVINGVLVGGVYALVALGLTLIYGVLHVVNFAHGALLMVAMFAAWLIATRAGIDPYVALPALTAGMFALGWLLYVGLIGPVSRGEDQMLLLATLGLSIVLENGALALFSGNTQTIETPYSFAMIEVGSLLLSVTKLAAFGVSLALGGLLWAFMTFTETGRAIRAVAKEPEGARLVGIRPSRIFAFAFGLGTACLGAAACLLLPMYYVSPHVGGVFVLVAFTIVVLGGMGSFIGAVLGALIVGVAESLGGLFLGESLGPVLIPIVFVATLLLRPTGLFGRA encoded by the coding sequence ATGATAATCTCCGCCGTGATTAACGGCGTGCTTGTAGGTGGCGTATATGCACTCGTCGCATTGGGCCTCACGCTAATCTATGGGGTGCTTCACGTCGTGAATTTCGCGCACGGCGCGCTCCTGATGGTAGCGATGTTCGCTGCCTGGTTGATCGCGACACGTGCCGGGATTGACCCGTATGTCGCGCTGCCGGCGCTTACTGCGGGGATGTTCGCCCTCGGCTGGCTGCTCTATGTGGGGCTTATCGGTCCTGTTTCACGTGGAGAAGACCAGATGCTTCTCCTTGCAACCCTCGGCCTTTCTATTGTCCTTGAGAACGGAGCACTTGCTCTGTTCTCGGGGAACACCCAGACGATAGAGACACCATACTCCTTTGCGATGATAGAAGTAGGAAGCCTGCTTCTATCCGTGACAAAACTCGCAGCTTTCGGGGTCTCGCTCGCATTGGGCGGACTGCTGTGGGCGTTCATGACCTTTACCGAAACCGGTCGCGCAATCCGTGCGGTCGCGAAGGAGCCAGAGGGCGCCAGACTGGTAGGGATCCGTCCTTCACGGATATTCGCCTTTGCCTTCGGACTGGGCACAGCCTGCCTTGGCGCCGCCGCCTGTCTACTTTTGCCGATGTACTATGTGAGTCCCCACGTAGGCGGAGTGTTCGTTCTTGTTGCCTTCACGATCGTAGTTCTTGGCGGCATGGGAAGCTTTATAGGCGCAGTTCTTGGCGCCCTGATCGTAGGCGTAGCAGAATCCTTGGGAGGGCTTTTCCTAGGCGAGAGTTTGGGTCCGGTGCTCATTCCAATTGTTTTTGTAGCGACATTACTGCTGCGGCCCACCGGACTGTTTGGGAGAGCGTGA
- a CDS encoding ABC transporter substrate-binding protein, with product MDMTRRSIVASLGAGAVTLALPAVLRAQHAPVKIGLIHPVSGAVAFSGQQCRLGATMAVEDLNSAGGIKALGGAQIEALLGDAQSRPEIGASLVEQMAEQGVAGFTGAYSTAVSLAATQAAAKYDIPFSLDGPTGQLLTERGLRNVFRLFPSNASLVKDAIEALNELNTNAGSPAKTAILIHEDGEFGTNTANLVSEQLPTHNITVVDRIAHATPTRDFTNVALRVKSAAPDLIIITSYANEYVLLARSLVQQRVNAKAIFSISGAGFNLKFIQEQPTIAAGIIDFNNWYNPIDPRSREFRQRVETSGNLFTWEVLYGYFAVKVLADAIERAGSTDKERVIDAFNVSQYSDHFLPFGPTNFVDGQNQGARMLCLQAQNGDIRVVGPKEYQEIEPIFPRETL from the coding sequence ATGGACATGACCCGTCGTTCGATCGTCGCCAGCCTTGGTGCAGGGGCTGTGACGCTTGCGCTTCCCGCCGTTCTCCGTGCGCAGCATGCCCCGGTCAAAATTGGCTTGATCCATCCGGTATCGGGAGCCGTCGCCTTTTCAGGGCAGCAGTGCCGCCTGGGCGCAACCATGGCTGTAGAAGACTTGAATTCGGCCGGCGGCATCAAGGCCCTTGGCGGAGCGCAGATCGAGGCTCTTCTGGGCGATGCCCAGAGCCGCCCAGAAATCGGCGCAAGCCTGGTGGAGCAGATGGCGGAACAGGGCGTCGCCGGCTTCACGGGAGCTTATTCGACTGCGGTCAGCCTAGCCGCCACTCAGGCCGCGGCGAAGTACGACATCCCGTTCAGTCTCGATGGCCCGACTGGGCAGTTGCTGACAGAGCGTGGTTTGAGGAATGTCTTCAGGCTTTTCCCCTCCAATGCCTCTCTCGTCAAAGATGCGATAGAGGCGTTGAATGAACTGAATACCAACGCCGGCAGTCCTGCAAAAACGGCAATTCTGATTCACGAAGACGGCGAGTTCGGAACCAACACCGCAAATCTCGTTTCGGAACAATTGCCCACGCACAATATCACCGTAGTCGACAGAATTGCGCATGCGACGCCGACGCGGGATTTCACAAATGTCGCGCTACGGGTTAAATCGGCGGCCCCTGATCTCATCATTATCACCAGCTACGCAAATGAATATGTTCTTCTCGCTCGATCCCTCGTCCAACAGCGGGTAAATGCGAAGGCGATTTTCTCGATCAGCGGCGCCGGGTTCAACCTTAAATTTATTCAGGAGCAGCCAACGATCGCTGCGGGGATCATCGATTTCAACAATTGGTACAATCCCATTGACCCGCGTAGTCGTGAATTTCGCCAGCGGGTCGAGACCAGTGGCAATCTGTTCACATGGGAAGTCCTCTACGGATACTTTGCTGTTAAAGTGCTTGCCGATGCCATTGAGCGCGCGGGAAGTACGGACAAGGAGCGTGTAATCGACGCCTTCAACGTGAGCCAATATTCGGATCATTTCCTGCCATTCGGACCAACCAACTTTGTCGACGGTCAGAATCAGGGCGCCAGAATGCTATGCCTGCAAGCGCAGAATGGAGATATCCGAGTTGTAGGGCCGAAAGAGTATCAGGAGATCGAGCCGATCTTCCCTAGAGAAACGCTTTAG
- a CDS encoding SDR family NAD(P)-dependent oxidoreductase, whose amino-acid sequence MNKRVCIVGATGGIGTAISKRFAVGNRVICMDLPSPALDKLAFETGAVAQQINVRSPESVALAFQAARDSITQIDILVLCFGIVDNTKMSALTLDRWQNIINVNLTGCFLCLREALEWLSDGARIVLLGSLAARTGGVLTGPAYAASKGAVESLTKSLAIELAPRGITVNCVAPGAVETDMIRSHSPDRRAAMVSSTPLGRMADPSEIADAVLYFASDGAGFTTGVTLQVNGGIRMD is encoded by the coding sequence TTGAACAAGCGGGTCTGTATCGTCGGCGCTACTGGCGGAATTGGAACTGCGATAAGCAAGCGCTTCGCTGTGGGCAACCGCGTGATTTGCATGGATCTACCGAGCCCAGCACTGGACAAGCTCGCGTTCGAAACCGGGGCTGTCGCCCAACAGATCAACGTTCGGTCACCAGAAAGCGTGGCCCTCGCATTCCAAGCCGCGCGAGATTCGATCACGCAGATCGATATACTTGTTCTATGCTTCGGAATAGTAGATAATACAAAAATGTCGGCGCTGACGCTCGACCGCTGGCAAAATATAATCAACGTCAATCTCACCGGTTGCTTTTTGTGCCTTCGCGAAGCCCTCGAATGGCTTTCCGATGGAGCGCGGATTGTGCTCCTAGGGTCGTTGGCAGCCCGAACGGGTGGCGTTCTAACGGGTCCTGCATATGCCGCATCAAAGGGCGCGGTGGAAAGTCTCACGAAGTCTCTCGCAATCGAACTTGCACCGCGCGGCATAACCGTAAACTGCGTGGCCCCCGGTGCGGTCGAGACAGACATGATCCGCTCGCACTCTCCGGATCGGCGCGCTGCAATGGTCAGTTCGACGCCGCTTGGCAGGATGGCCGATCCATCGGAAATCGCGGATGCGGTTTTGTATTTCGCCTCCGACGGTGCCGGGTTCACAACGGGAGTCACGCTTCAAGTAAACGGTGGGATCCGTATGGATTGA